Below is a genomic region from Desulfurobacteriaceae bacterium.
AAACAACTACACTATCAAGTTTTTCAGCCTCTTCAATTCCCTTTATTTCTTTACCTTTTTCGTACTTTCCAGGATAACCTTTTGACGCTAGAACAACACAGATTGCAGTTTCATCTATCCATTCTAAACTATCAACTAAGTTCCCTTCAATAGCACTATTTACTACATCAACAAAGTCATTTTTAAGTCTTCTCAAGATAACTTGTGCTTCAGGGTCTCCAAATCTTACGTTGAATTCCAAAACTTTTGGACCATCTTCAGTTATCATAAGACCAGCGTACAGTATTCCCTTAAATGGATAGCCCCTTTCTTTCATCCCTTTAAGGATAGGTTTTATAACCTTTTCTTGGACTTCCTTTTCCATATCAGGAGATAAAACAGGTGCTGGTGAGTAAGTTCCCATACCACCGGTATTTGGTCCTTCATCACCATCAAAGACAGCCTTGTGATCTTGACTGGGGGCGAGTGGAACAAAGTTTTCTCCGTCGGTGATGACAAGGTAGGAAGCTTCCTCACCTACTAAACAGTCTTCAACAACCACTTTATTTCCAGCTTTTCCGAAAGCTTTCTCTACCATTATCCTATCAATAGCAGAAAGGGCTTCTTCAACCGTTTTGGCAACAACAACTCCTTTTC
It encodes:
- the purD gene encoding phosphoribosylamine--glycine ligase; the protein is MKVLVIGSGGREHAIAWKLSQSPKVEKVYGIPGNPGISRIGECVDISLSDIDKIAEFAEKEKIDLTVVGPEAPLVAGIVDEFEKRGLKIFGPSKEAAKLEGSKAFAKELMKECGVPTADFEVLENPEKAKEYIRKKGSPIVVKADGLAAGKGVVVAKTVEEALSAIDRIMVEKAFGKAGNKVVVEDCLVGEEASYLVITDGENFVPLAPSQDHKAVFDGDEGPNTGGMGTYSPAPVLSPDMEKEVQEKVIKPILKGMKERGYPFKGILYAGLMITEDGPKVLEFNVRFGDPEAQVILRRLKNDFVDVVNSAIEGNLVDSLEWIDETAICVVLASKGYPGKYEKGKEIKGIEEAEKLDSVVVFHAGTKLSDGKLVTNGGRVLNVTALGKDIVEARERVYKAIEKIHFDGMHFRKDIGLKALKRIG